A window of Deltaproteobacteria bacterium contains these coding sequences:
- a CDS encoding acyl-CoA dehydrogenase — MDFQLTSEQLMIRNLARDFAQKEVAPRAEELDRKSEFPQDAVRKMGELGLMGMMIPQEWGGAGLDSISYVLALEEIAVACASTAVSMSVNNSLYCWPILNFGNEEQKKRLLRPYASGEKIGAYSLSEPGSGSDAGSLKATAKKSGNKYVLNGTKNFVTNGPNADSMILFARTSDDKHKGISAFIVEKQFRGFSVGKIEKKLGICASSTSEIVLENCEVPAANLLGEEGMGFKIAMATLDGGRIGVGTQALGIARAAFEHARDYSKTREAFGQPISEFQAIQHYLADMALKIDASRLLLWRAAWMRDQKLPFSKEAAMAKLHASETAAWVSHKAVQVYGGYGFCKDYPVERYYRDAKITEIYEGTSEIQRLVIARNVLKEA; from the coding sequence ATGGACTTTCAACTAACCTCTGAACAACTGATGATCCGTAACTTGGCGCGTGATTTTGCGCAAAAAGAGGTGGCACCTCGAGCCGAAGAGTTGGATCGCAAATCGGAGTTCCCCCAGGACGCCGTTCGCAAGATGGGGGAGTTGGGGCTTATGGGAATGATGATACCGCAAGAGTGGGGCGGTGCCGGACTTGATTCGATCAGTTACGTTTTGGCACTGGAAGAGATTGCCGTCGCTTGTGCCTCGACCGCCGTTTCAATGTCGGTCAATAATTCCCTCTACTGCTGGCCAATTTTGAACTTTGGAAATGAGGAGCAGAAAAAAAGGCTTCTCCGGCCTTATGCGAGTGGAGAGAAGATTGGGGCGTATTCCCTCTCCGAGCCAGGGTCTGGCTCCGATGCAGGATCTTTGAAGGCAACCGCTAAAAAATCGGGGAACAAGTATGTATTGAACGGGACCAAAAATTTTGTGACCAACGGGCCGAACGCCGATTCAATGATTCTTTTTGCAAGGACCTCCGACGACAAGCATAAAGGGATCTCTGCCTTTATTGTCGAAAAACAGTTTCGTGGTTTTTCTGTTGGAAAGATTGAAAAGAAACTGGGGATCTGTGCCTCGAGCACATCCGAGATTGTTTTAGAGAATTGTGAAGTGCCGGCCGCAAACCTTTTGGGCGAAGAGGGGATGGGGTTCAAGATTGCGATGGCGACACTTGATGGTGGTCGGATCGGTGTCGGAACGCAAGCGTTGGGAATTGCCCGAGCGGCGTTCGAGCATGCACGTGACTATTCGAAAACACGCGAGGCGTTTGGCCAACCGATCTCTGAGTTTCAGGCCATCCAGCATTATCTGGCGGATATGGCATTAAAAATTGATGCCTCACGTCTCCTCCTCTGGCGGGCTGCCTGGATGAGGGATCAAAAACTCCCTTTTTCCAAGGAGGCTGCAATGGCAAAATTACATGCCTCCGAAACGGCTGCTTGGGTGAGCCACAAGGCGGTTCAGGTTTATGGCGGTTACGGGTTTTGCAAAGACTATCCCGTAGAGCGTTATTACCGCGATGCAAAGATCACCGAGATCTATGAGGGGACGAGCGAAATACAGCGACTTGTGATTGCAAGAAATGTCCTTAAAGAAGCATGA
- a CDS encoding methylmalonyl-CoA mutase family protein: MTEKTPKQFTTVSSWPIKEIYRPEDLKDFEPERDLGKPGHYPFTRGPYETMYRGRLWTMRQFAGFGTPEDTNKRFKYLLDHGMMGLSTAFDMPTLMGYDAGHSLARGEVGVEGVNVSSLSDMEVLFSGIPLGKVTTSMTINGPAIVLMAMYVAVAEKQGVSSEKLGGTIQADILKEFIAQKEWICPPEPSVRIMMDMVEWCTEHTPKWHPVSVSGYHIREAGATAIQELAFTIRDGVEYVEEGVRRGMDPDKFVPQFSFFFDVHNDLFEEVAKFRAARRLWAHLMKERFHCKNPKSWMLKTHAQTAGVSLTAQQPYNNVVRTTIQALAAVLGGTQSLHTNSLDETYALPTEEAVRIALRTQQIIAHESGVTNMVDPLGGSYFVESLTSEIEKGALDYIKKIDTMGGMLRAIERGYPQKEITESAFRYQRQVEMKEKIIVGVNEFVTEEERPIELLKISPEVEERQKRRLMETKKRRDSKKLESKLGQLREATQTKENLMPHVLNAVYEYATVGEICDVFRSVFGRYQDPGTF; encoded by the coding sequence ATGACGGAAAAGACGCCAAAACAATTCACGACTGTTTCCTCCTGGCCGATCAAGGAGATTTATCGTCCTGAGGATCTCAAAGATTTTGAGCCCGAACGAGATTTGGGAAAGCCAGGGCATTATCCGTTTACACGGGGTCCTTACGAGACAATGTATCGCGGTCGGCTCTGGACGATGCGCCAGTTTGCCGGCTTTGGAACGCCGGAGGATACCAATAAACGATTTAAATATCTGCTCGACCACGGGATGATGGGGCTCTCGACCGCCTTTGATATGCCGACACTCATGGGGTATGATGCCGGTCATTCGTTGGCACGCGGTGAGGTGGGGGTTGAGGGGGTCAATGTCAGTTCGCTCTCCGACATGGAGGTTCTCTTCAGTGGCATTCCCTTAGGCAAGGTTACGACCTCCATGACAATCAACGGTCCGGCGATCGTCCTCATGGCGATGTACGTTGCCGTTGCAGAAAAACAGGGTGTCTCATCTGAAAAATTGGGTGGGACGATTCAGGCGGATATCTTAAAGGAGTTCATTGCCCAGAAGGAATGGATCTGTCCACCCGAACCGTCAGTTCGGATCATGATGGATATGGTGGAGTGGTGTACGGAGCATACACCGAAGTGGCATCCGGTCTCCGTGAGCGGTTATCATATCCGTGAAGCTGGGGCGACGGCAATCCAGGAGTTGGCGTTTACGATCCGCGATGGTGTTGAGTATGTTGAGGAAGGGGTTCGTCGCGGTATGGACCCGGACAAATTTGTTCCACAATTCTCTTTCTTTTTTGATGTCCATAATGACCTCTTTGAAGAGGTGGCAAAATTCCGTGCGGCCCGGCGGCTTTGGGCCCATTTAATGAAGGAGAGATTCCACTGTAAAAACCCGAAATCCTGGATGTTGAAGACTCATGCGCAGACCGCCGGTGTGAGTCTCACGGCACAACAACCCTATAATAATGTAGTGAGGACGACGATTCAGGCGTTGGCGGCCGTTCTGGGTGGCACCCAGTCGCTCCACACCAATTCACTCGATGAGACCTATGCCCTGCCGACAGAAGAGGCGGTGCGCATTGCCCTCCGGACCCAGCAGATTATCGCGCATGAGAGTGGTGTCACGAATATGGTTGATCCGTTGGGGGGTTCCTATTTTGTTGAGAGCCTGACGAGCGAGATTGAGAAGGGTGCGTTGGATTATATCAAGAAGATCGATACGATGGGAGGCATGCTTCGTGCGATTGAGCGAGGGTATCCCCAAAAGGAGATTACCGAGTCGGCGTTTCGCTACCAGAGGCAGGTCGAGATGAAGGAAAAAATTATTGTCGGTGTCAATGAGTTTGTGACGGAAGAGGAGAGGCCCATTGAGCTCCTTAAAATCAGTCCGGAGGTCGAAGAGAGGCAGAAGAGGCGACTCATGGAGACAAAAAAGAGGCGTGATTCAAAAAAACTTGAGTCAAAACTGGGTCAATTAAGGGAGGCGACTCAAACAAAAGAGAATCTGATGCCTCATGTCCTGAATGCCGTTTACGAATATGCAACGGTGGGGGAGATTTGTGATGTTTTTCGATCTGTGTTCGGGAGGTATCAGGATCCGGGAACTTTCTAG
- a CDS encoding cobalamin B12-binding domain-containing protein — protein MKGEGERKLRILVAKPGLDGHDRGAKIIARALRDAGFEVIYTGLHQTPEMIVSAALQEDVDVVSLSILSGAHNYLFPEIIRQLKEKGLGDVTVMGGGTIPDEDVLILKKQGVAAIFTPGTDTRDVVDWIKKNVKPRKI, from the coding sequence ATGAAGGGTGAGGGAGAGAGAAAATTACGCATCTTGGTTGCCAAACCGGGTCTCGATGGCCATGACCGTGGGGCGAAGATCATTGCTCGTGCCCTCCGAGACGCGGGCTTTGAGGTGATCTATACCGGGCTCCATCAAACACCGGAGATGATCGTCAGTGCGGCACTGCAGGAGGATGTCGATGTGGTCTCACTTTCGATCTTGTCGGGGGCTCACAACTATCTTTTTCCGGAAATCATCCGACAGCTCAAGGAAAAAGGACTCGGGGATGTGACCGTTATGGGGGGAGGGACGATCCCCGATGAGGACGTTTTAATTTTGAAGAAGCAGGGGGTCGCTGCAATTTTTACTCCCGGGACCGATACGAGAGATGTAGTTGACTGGATTAAAAAAAATGTTAAGCCGAGGAAAATTTAG
- a CDS encoding thiolase domain-containing protein (Catalyzes the synthesis of acetoacetyl coenzyme A from two molecules of acetyl coenzyme A. It can also act as a thiolase, catalyzing the reverse reaction and generating two-carbon units from the four-carbon product of fatty acid oxidation): MRPVYGVSGGVSKFKKARPDKTFQAIVKEAVVYTLQDIGLEYPKFLEIVDGSVASYFSDHFTRQLMAGIMVQDYLGLTPKPSHRVEGGGATGGLCFQEAWKSIASGDMDICLAYGFETMSHVNTWKGNEFIALASDVSFDYPVGGFYSGYYAMMVVRHMKEYGTTVEQMAHVSVKNHMNAYHNPYAQKRQKLTIGDVRGAPIVAWPLTRLDICVMSDGAACTLLASEDGLKKIEKATGKRVNAVKVAGIGRGTDAMRMSDRPHKDVPLLPHEKESDYVGKRFVGGKLKYPGIHSFRAGRMASLNAYKHAGIKDPLKEIDFVELHDAYTSSEIQTYEDMGLCRYGEGGEFATTGETFMPGIDYGLKLKKEPVCPVNPSGGLIACGHPVGATGLMQAVFAMWQLQGTIGKHFEDNKLQLKNPRRGAIHSHAGTGTYVTVSILEKN; the protein is encoded by the coding sequence ATGAGGCCGGTTTATGGTGTGAGCGGGGGGGTTAGCAAATTCAAAAAGGCACGGCCGGACAAGACGTTTCAGGCGATTGTAAAGGAGGCGGTTGTTTACACCCTCCAGGACATCGGGCTTGAATATCCAAAATTTCTTGAAATCGTTGATGGATCGGTCGCCTCCTATTTCTCGGATCATTTCACCCGTCAATTGATGGCGGGTATTATGGTGCAAGACTATCTTGGATTGACCCCCAAACCGTCTCATCGTGTCGAGGGAGGTGGTGCGACGGGAGGTCTCTGTTTTCAGGAGGCCTGGAAGAGCATTGCCTCGGGCGATATGGATATTTGCCTCGCCTACGGTTTTGAGACGATGAGCCACGTCAACACCTGGAAGGGGAATGAATTCATTGCACTCGCTTCCGACGTCAGTTTTGATTATCCCGTCGGGGGATTTTATTCAGGTTACTATGCGATGATGGTGGTTCGGCACATGAAGGAGTATGGGACAACCGTGGAGCAGATGGCGCATGTTTCCGTGAAGAATCATATGAATGCGTATCACAATCCGTATGCGCAAAAACGTCAAAAGCTCACCATCGGTGATGTGCGCGGGGCGCCAATTGTTGCCTGGCCCCTGACCCGTTTGGATATTTGTGTCATGAGCGACGGGGCGGCCTGTACCTTGCTTGCTTCCGAGGACGGCTTGAAGAAGATCGAGAAGGCGACGGGAAAGAGGGTGAACGCCGTTAAAGTTGCGGGAATCGGTCGAGGAACCGACGCCATGCGGATGTCAGACCGTCCTCATAAGGATGTTCCGTTACTCCCACATGAAAAGGAATCGGATTATGTCGGAAAGAGGTTTGTCGGCGGAAAACTCAAATATCCCGGCATTCATTCGTTTCGAGCTGGCCGGATGGCCTCTCTAAACGCCTACAAGCATGCAGGAATTAAAGATCCGTTAAAGGAGATAGACTTTGTTGAGCTGCATGATGCCTATACCTCCTCTGAGATCCAGACCTATGAGGATATGGGACTTTGTCGTTATGGAGAAGGGGGCGAGTTTGCCACCACCGGAGAAACTTTCATGCCGGGGATCGATTACGGGCTCAAACTTAAAAAAGAGCCGGTCTGTCCCGTGAATCCCTCTGGTGGACTGATTGCCTGCGGTCATCCGGTTGGGGCGACAGGACTCATGCAGGCGGTTTTTGCGATGTGGCAGTTGCAAGGAACCATCGGAAAGCATTTTGAGGACAACAAGCTTCAACTCAAAAATCCAAGACGGGGGGCGATCCATTCCCATGCGGGGACCGGGACGTATGTGACGGTTTCAATTTTGGAGAAAAATTAG
- a CDS encoding Zn-ribbon domain-containing OB-fold protein produces the protein MADKTAQIEETDEGTILFNVPLPQNVELLKDLSPIVLKQPYHIDYIHSYGQDSPWFAGLANKRLLGTRCQKCGYRFATPKLSCMECGGDCDWVEMPQEGKIHTFTVCEFGSEEFLKETPFILCLVEFENFNTLLLSRLIGVDPREASLSWVGMKVKAKFRRNSKFKPTDVYFVPA, from the coding sequence ATGGCGGATAAAACAGCCCAGATTGAAGAAACGGATGAAGGGACAATCCTCTTCAATGTTCCCCTCCCGCAAAACGTTGAACTGTTGAAGGACCTTTCTCCGATTGTTCTGAAACAGCCGTACCACATTGATTACATCCACAGTTATGGTCAAGATTCCCCCTGGTTTGCAGGCCTTGCCAACAAGCGTCTTTTAGGGACCCGGTGTCAGAAGTGTGGTTATCGTTTTGCGACGCCAAAACTTTCCTGTATGGAATGCGGCGGTGACTGCGATTGGGTCGAGATGCCTCAGGAAGGGAAGATCCACACGTTCACTGTTTGTGAGTTTGGTTCGGAGGAGTTTTTGAAAGAGACCCCTTTTATCCTTTGTCTTGTTGAGTTTGAAAATTTTAACACGCTTCTTCTGAGCCGTCTGATCGGGGTTGATCCGCGGGAGGCGTCGCTTAGCTGGGTCGGGATGAAGGTCAAGGCAAAATTTCGCCGTAATTCCAAGTTCAAACCGACGGACGTCTATTTTGTCCCCGCCTGA
- a CDS encoding cysteine desulfurase yields the protein MKKVYLDYNATTPLDLRVKQVIDRFLVNSYGNPSSLHWAGAEARKGIDEAHSIVAGSFGVSSDEIVFTSGGTESANLAIHGILGNLQKSGHVITSSVEHHAVLEPLQTLAQIGRIELSHLRVDTKGRLNPDDVVRLIREETALIAVMYANNETGNLFPIETIGRIARERKIPFFCDGVQAAGKRAINLGRLPVDLFSFSAHKFYGPKGVGGLYVRKGLKLKPLIEGGGQEMKRRGGTENVAGIIGLAQALKVSLEEMEREKARLRRLRDLLEERIRSIPGACIYGDLENRLENTTFAGFDRIDSETILIALDRHGIAASNGAACSSGTLEPSHVLMAMGFSEREAKGAVRFSVGRFTTEEEIHTVGEKLPEIVSRLR from the coding sequence ATGAAGAAGGTCTATCTCGATTACAATGCAACCACCCCCCTTGATTTGAGGGTGAAGCAGGTGATCGATCGGTTTCTCGTGAATTCCTATGGCAACCCCTCCAGTCTCCATTGGGCGGGAGCGGAGGCCAGGAAGGGGATCGATGAGGCCCATTCGATCGTTGCCGGGTCTTTTGGTGTTAGCTCGGATGAGATCGTTTTTACGAGTGGGGGAACCGAGTCGGCCAATCTGGCGATTCATGGAATTTTGGGGAACCTCCAAAAATCGGGGCATGTTATCACCTCCTCCGTAGAACATCATGCCGTTCTGGAGCCGCTGCAAACGCTCGCCCAAATCGGCAGGATCGAGCTCAGTCATCTCCGTGTCGATACAAAAGGGCGCTTGAACCCGGATGATGTTGTGAGACTTATCCGTGAGGAGACTGCGCTGATCGCGGTCATGTATGCCAACAATGAGACAGGCAACCTCTTTCCGATCGAGACGATCGGAAGGATAGCCCGTGAAAGGAAGATCCCGTTCTTCTGTGACGGTGTTCAGGCGGCCGGCAAGAGGGCGATCAACCTTGGCAGGTTGCCGGTTGATCTCTTCTCCTTTTCGGCCCACAAGTTTTATGGACCCAAGGGAGTTGGCGGTCTGTACGTCCGAAAGGGACTGAAATTAAAACCGCTGATCGAAGGGGGGGGGCAGGAGATGAAGAGAAGGGGAGGGACTGAAAACGTAGCGGGAATTATCGGGTTGGCTCAGGCCCTCAAGGTTTCCCTTGAGGAGATGGAGAGGGAAAAAGCCCGTTTGAGAAGACTGCGCGATCTTCTTGAAGAGAGGATCAGGTCTATTCCCGGCGCTTGCATTTATGGCGATTTGGAGAATCGATTGGAGAATACAACCTTTGCCGGCTTTGACCGGATTGACAGCGAAACGATTTTAATCGCCCTCGATCGTCACGGGATCGCCGCCTCTAATGGGGCGGCCTGTTCCTCCGGAACCCTTGAACCGTCACATGTCTTGATGGCGATGGGATTTTCAGAGAGGGAGGCGAAGGGGGCTGTACGGTTTTCCGTTGGGCGTTTTACAACAGAGGAAGAGATCCATACTGTGGGTGAAAAACTTCCGGAGATTGTGAGTCGCTTGAGATGA
- the mnmA gene encoding tRNA 2-thiouridine(34) synthase MnmA, producing the protein MKVLSKNLVVVAMSGGVDSSVAAYLLKEQRFEVIGISMKTHESTEAGETRGQTCCAARDIRDARRVCQQLDIPFYPINFKAEFEKEVIQNFLSEYTQGRTPNPCVRCNQDLKFSALLQKAHQLGAYYLATGHYVQKVTDEKGHHHLLKAKDIGKDQSYFLFGLTQESLGHTLFPLGGLTKAEVRQIAKRAGLETSEKPESQEICFVSSGSYGDFVESRLGEAARSRGLFVTGGGMVLGEHAGIHRYTVGQRRGTGIATGEKVYVTEIRPEKHEVVLGPKESLLKKGVLVKGLQWVHPEPVSNGMNVLTKIRYRHLETPSLLTMIGNGLVRVDFENPDGAVTPGQAAVFYKGDELIGGGWIERAID; encoded by the coding sequence ATGAAGGTTCTTAGCAAAAATTTGGTTGTCGTGGCGATGAGCGGAGGGGTTGATTCTTCGGTTGCGGCCTATCTCCTCAAAGAACAACGGTTTGAGGTGATCGGCATCTCGATGAAGACGCACGAGTCGACCGAAGCGGGAGAGACCAGAGGCCAGACCTGTTGCGCGGCGCGTGACATCCGGGATGCCCGGCGTGTCTGCCAGCAGCTCGATATTCCTTTTTATCCCATCAACTTCAAGGCGGAGTTTGAAAAAGAGGTCATCCAGAATTTTCTGTCGGAGTATACCCAGGGGAGAACCCCGAATCCTTGCGTCCGTTGCAACCAGGATCTCAAGTTTTCAGCCCTCCTTCAAAAGGCGCATCAACTCGGTGCTTATTACCTGGCGACGGGACATTACGTTCAAAAGGTGACGGATGAGAAAGGGCATCACCACCTCCTTAAGGCAAAAGATATCGGAAAGGACCAGTCCTATTTTCTCTTTGGTCTGACGCAGGAGTCGTTAGGGCATACCCTTTTTCCCCTCGGAGGCCTTACAAAGGCGGAGGTGCGTCAGATAGCAAAGAGGGCAGGATTGGAGACATCGGAAAAGCCGGAGAGTCAGGAGATCTGCTTTGTATCGAGCGGCAGTTACGGTGATTTTGTGGAATCGCGCTTGGGTGAGGCGGCAAGGTCCCGCGGTCTTTTTGTCACGGGGGGTGGGATGGTTCTTGGGGAACATGCGGGGATTCACCGGTACACCGTCGGTCAACGGAGAGGAACGGGTATTGCCACCGGTGAAAAAGTTTATGTCACCGAGATCCGACCTGAAAAACATGAGGTTGTTTTGGGGCCCAAGGAATCGTTGCTCAAGAAGGGGGTTCTCGTGAAGGGGCTTCAGTGGGTTCATCCGGAACCGGTTTCAAACGGGATGAATGTCCTGACCAAGATTCGTTATCGTCATCTGGAGACGCCCTCCTTACTGACCATGATCGGAAACGGCTTGGTCCGGGTTGACTTTGAAAATCCGGATGGGGCGGTGACACCGGGGCAGGCGGCTGTTTTTTATAAGGGAGATGAATTGATCGGAGGAGGCTGGATTGAGAGGGCCATTGATTAA
- the rnc gene encoding ribonuclease III, with product MISKEEKKKLQVIEKSLGYSFKSDALLKRALTHKSYANENRLPSEQQNERLEFLGDAVLELAISEFLMEKFPLFSEGDLSKLRAAIVNEQQLTEIARGLNLGEFLYLGRGEEQTSGREKPSLLADAFEALLGAIYLDRGYKKASLVIRKHYGRMLEQSPVESFYRDYKTDLQEKSQALFRSIPKYKLVSEIGPDHSKTFEVEIYIREQLMGKGSGRSKKEAEQKAAKEALYRFEEGV from the coding sequence ATGATTTCCAAAGAGGAAAAGAAAAAATTGCAAGTGATCGAGAAAAGTTTGGGTTACTCTTTCAAGAGCGATGCCCTCCTCAAGAGGGCGCTGACCCACAAGTCCTATGCGAATGAGAACCGTCTGCCGAGTGAGCAGCAGAATGAACGGCTTGAATTTCTGGGAGATGCCGTCCTGGAGCTGGCGATCAGTGAATTTTTGATGGAGAAGTTCCCCTTGTTCTCCGAGGGAGACCTCTCCAAATTACGCGCAGCCATTGTAAACGAACAACAGCTGACGGAGATAGCCAGAGGCCTCAATCTGGGTGAGTTTCTTTATCTAGGGCGTGGGGAAGAACAGACAAGCGGGCGTGAAAAACCGTCCCTTTTGGCGGATGCCTTTGAGGCGCTTCTGGGGGCAATCTACCTTGACAGGGGATACAAGAAGGCGTCGTTGGTCATCCGGAAGCATTATGGTCGAATGTTGGAGCAGTCGCCCGTTGAGAGTTTCTATCGTGACTACAAGACCGATCTTCAGGAAAAGTCACAGGCGTTGTTTCGGTCCATTCCCAAATATAAACTGGTTTCGGAAATAGGCCCGGATCACAGCAAGACCTTTGAGGTGGAGATTTATATTCGTGAACAACTGATGGGGAAAGGGTCTGGAAGAAGCAAGAAGGAGGCGGAACAGAAGGCGGCTAAAGAGGCCCTCTACCGTTTTGAAGAGGGTGTTTAA